One Podarcis raffonei isolate rPodRaf1 chromosome 18, rPodRaf1.pri, whole genome shotgun sequence genomic window carries:
- the YJU2 gene encoding splicing factor YJU2, whose protein sequence is MSERKVLNKYYPPDFDPSKIPKLKLPKDRQYVVRLMAPFNMRCKTCGEYIYKGKKFNARKETVQNESYLGLPIFRFYIKCTRCLAEITFKTDPENTDYAMEHGATRNFQAEKLLEEEEKRLQKEREDEELNNPMKVLENRTKDSKLEMEVLENLQELKELNQRQAHVDFESMLQQYKDYEEQQKERELEEDEQETKTMLEQAQSRRLLQDSDSEDEDSASRPAKPFAKAKPTDILQEYSEPQAKKLKVESWERSIGKLSSKVKLSGLVTAKRKPVSSAANGADSGDAPPGAGAGSTSSPSGGASLASVPKAGASSLSLLGAYSDSEDSKSD, encoded by the exons ATGTCGGAGAGGAAAGTGTTAAAT AAATACTACCCTCCTGACTTTGATCCATCTAAGATCCCCAAGCTTAAACTTCCAAAGGACAGGCAGTATGTGGTCCGACTGATGGCACCTTTCAACATGCG GTGCAAGACCTGTGGCGAGTACATCTACAAAGGAAAGAAGTTCAACGCCCGGAAGGAGACTGTCCAGAATGAGTCTTACCTGGGGCTTCCCATCTTCCGGTTTTATATCAAATGCACCCGCTGCCTTGCAGAAATCACCTTCAAG ACAGACCCCGAGAACACAGACTATGCCATGGAGCATGGGGCCACGCGGAACTTCCAGGCCGAGAAGctactggaggaagaggagaagcgcctgcagaaagagagagaggatgaaGAGCTGAACAACCCAATGAAG GTTTTGGAGAACAGGACCAAGGACTCCAAGCTGGAGATGGAAGTTCTGGAGAACCTCCAGGAGCTGAAGGAGCTGAACCAGCGCCAGGCCCACGTGGACTTTGAGTCCATGCTGCAGCAGTACAAAGACTATGAGGAGCAGCAGAAAGAGCGGGAGCTGGAGGAGGACGAGCAGGAGACAAA AACTATGCTGGAACAAGCTCAGAGCAGGAGGCTGCTACAAGACTCTGATTCAGAGGACGAGGACTCTGCTTCACGTCCTGCTAAGCCGTTTGCAAAAGCAAAGCCTACAGACATCCTGCAAGAG TACTCAGAGCCTCAAGCAAAGAAGCTGAAGGTGGAAAGCTGGGAGAGGAGCATCGGGAAACTCTCAAGCAAGGTCAAACTATCTGGGCTGGTGACGGCCAAGAGGAAGCCAGTTAGTAGTGCGGCCAATGGAGCAGACAGTGGAGATGCACCGCCAGGCGCAG GTGCTGGGAGTACAAGCAGCCCCTCTGGGGGGGCCTCTCTGGCTTCCGTCCCCAAAGCAGGAGCTTCCTCCCTCAGCCTTCTGGGAGCCTATTCTGACAGCGAGGACAGCAAGAGCGACTGA